One region of Rhodocaloribacter litoris genomic DNA includes:
- a CDS encoding RAD55 family ATPase, translating to MSTLAPKLLSGIDVIDEQWGGLYRGGSYLVYGSAVSGRTLLPLMFIQTGVLLDDSCLLISPERPKDLTIQAASIGFDLRAAHTAGKVRLMRIPPLFNLQNVGDDGVARALHDLVAIIRQHQPDRLAITDFTPFVHFRSFDRMKSEFIHLLEQIDPVETTLMLALNEPASRQEEEAVSFIQNQMTGSIHITLVEGDTSTRRRLTLIPHIGHLRRVVIDDWDLTAMIATGEEIAASVRMLPGQRAAERKAAETTLPPPEAAPPPLEPPAFTIEPPSFIPVPPPEAPAPEPPPSEGETTGPEAFPPAEEITYEDREAFRDRLQQHFDQRDRDATPFLLLALRMDRSRGKTRPFDFEFILDLVSESLREQDAMLADTEKERLVVLLGDSRPEEAQRFFSRLKDRLRQEAPQQADHLLHAVSAIVVPDGRPFQNADEFLTYALDED from the coding sequence GTGTCCACCCTCGCCCCCAAGCTGCTATCCGGGATCGACGTCATCGACGAGCAGTGGGGCGGCCTCTACCGGGGCGGCTCCTACCTCGTCTACGGGAGTGCCGTCAGCGGGCGCACGCTCTTGCCCCTGATGTTCATCCAGACCGGCGTGCTGCTCGACGACTCCTGCCTGCTCATCTCGCCGGAGCGCCCGAAGGACCTGACCATCCAGGCCGCTTCGATCGGCTTCGACCTGCGGGCCGCGCACACGGCCGGCAAGGTGCGGTTGATGCGGATTCCGCCGCTGTTCAACCTGCAGAACGTCGGGGACGACGGGGTCGCCCGGGCCCTGCACGACCTGGTCGCCATCATCCGCCAGCACCAGCCCGACCGCCTGGCGATCACGGACTTCACGCCGTTCGTGCACTTCCGCTCGTTCGACCGGATGAAGAGCGAGTTCATTCACCTGCTCGAACAGATCGACCCGGTCGAAACCACGTTGATGCTGGCCCTGAACGAACCGGCCAGCCGGCAGGAGGAGGAGGCCGTCTCCTTCATCCAGAACCAGATGACGGGGTCGATCCACATCACCCTGGTCGAAGGCGACACCTCGACCCGTCGCCGCCTGACGCTGATCCCCCACATCGGGCACCTGCGCCGGGTGGTCATCGACGACTGGGACCTGACCGCGATGATCGCCACCGGCGAAGAGATCGCCGCGTCCGTGCGGATGCTGCCGGGCCAGCGAGCCGCGGAACGAAAGGCCGCCGAGACGACACTCCCGCCGCCCGAAGCCGCCCCTCCGCCCCTCGAGCCGCCGGCCTTCACCATCGAGCCGCCGAGCTTCATCCCGGTTCCCCCGCCCGAAGCACCCGCACCGGAGCCGCCGCCTTCGGAAGGCGAAACGACCGGGCCGGAAGCGTTCCCGCCCGCGGAGGAGATCACCTACGAGGACCGCGAAGCCTTCCGCGACCGGCTCCAGCAACACTTCGACCAGCGGGACCGGGACGCCACGCCGTTCCTGCTGCTGGCCCTCCGCATGGACCGCTCCCGGGGCAAGACACGCCCGTTCGACTTCGAGTTCATCCTGGACCTGGTGAGCGAATCCCTCCGGGAGCAGGACGCCATGCTGGCCGACACCGAGAAAGAGCGCCTCGTGGTGCTGCTGGGCGACAGCCGGCCCGAAGAGGCCCAGCGCTTCTTCTCCCGGCTCAAGGACCGCCTCCGCCAGGAAGCACCCCAGCAGGCCGACCACCTCCTGCACGCGGTCTCGGCCATCGTGGTACCGGACGGGCGCCCCTTCCAGAACGCCGACGAATTCCTCACCTATGCCCTAGACGAAGACTGA
- the bshB1 gene encoding bacillithiol biosynthesis deacetylase BshB1 gives MPDPQRLDVLALAAHPDDVELCAGGTICRLTRQGYRVGIVDFTRGELGSRGTPEGRLEEARAAAGILGLAVRENLGLPDGNIAPTPENRERVIRVLRRYRPHILLVNPPVCRHPDHGAAARLAIEAAFYAGLRKIVTREDDGTAQEPWRPHHILHYMQAVPFEPTFVVDVSDVWEQRTRALQAFRSQFFNPDYEPAGDEPETFVSNPEFFRWIEARARTYGYQIGATYGEPFLYHGGPVGVTDLVGVLRREKPFR, from the coding sequence ATGCCTGATCCGCAACGGCTCGACGTGCTGGCCCTGGCCGCCCACCCGGACGACGTCGAACTGTGTGCGGGCGGCACCATCTGCCGGCTGACCCGCCAGGGATACCGGGTCGGCATCGTCGACTTCACGCGGGGCGAGCTCGGCTCGCGCGGCACGCCGGAGGGGCGGCTGGAGGAAGCGCGTGCGGCCGCCGGGATTCTGGGACTGGCCGTCCGGGAGAACCTGGGCCTGCCCGACGGAAACATCGCCCCGACGCCGGAGAACCGGGAGCGCGTGATCCGCGTCCTCCGCCGGTACCGCCCGCACATCCTGCTGGTCAACCCGCCCGTCTGCCGGCATCCCGATCACGGGGCCGCTGCCCGCCTGGCCATCGAGGCAGCGTTCTACGCCGGGCTGCGCAAGATCGTCACCCGTGAGGACGACGGCACCGCGCAGGAACCCTGGCGGCCGCATCACATCCTGCACTACATGCAGGCCGTCCCGTTCGAGCCGACGTTCGTCGTGGACGTGAGCGACGTGTGGGAGCAGCGCACCCGCGCCCTGCAGGCCTTTCGCTCGCAGTTCTTCAACCCCGACTATGAGCCGGCCGGGGACGAGCCGGAGACGTTCGTCTCCAATCCCGAGTTCTTCCGGTGGATCGAGGCACGGGCACGCACCTACGGTTATCAGATCGGTGCCACCTACGGGGAACCCTTTCTGTATCACGGCGGGCCGGTCGGCGTGACGGACCTCGTCGGGGTGCTTCGGCGCGAGAAGCCGTTTCGATAA
- the leuS gene encoding leucine--tRNA ligase produces the protein MAGYDFRAIEKKWQRYWEDNRTFRTPREVDPAKRKFYVLDMFPYPSGVGLHVGHPLGYIATDIVARYRRMRGFNVLHPMGFDAFGLPAEQYAVEHGVHPRITTERNIANMLRQLKSIGLSYDWDRVLATTDPGYYKWTQWIFLQIFNSYFDEEAQKARPISHLIEKLRKEDPEWDRRTPKEQEDILQQYRLAYIAEVPVNWCPALGTVLANEEVTNEGRSERGNYPVYKRPLRQWMMRITAYADRLEKDLDLVDWPEPIKLMQRNWIGRSEGAEIDFPVDGREERIRVFTTRPDTIFGATYMVLAPEHPLVDALVPGAWPEGTKPAWTGGAATPKEAVEAYRRQAEAKSDVERQIESREKTGVFTGAWAVNPATGRRIPVFIADYVLMGYGTGAIMAVPGQDERDWEFAEVFDLPIIRTVQPPEGFEGKAYTGDGPAVNSGFLDGLSVAEAKRKIIAWLEETGYGRATVTYKLRDWLFSRQRYWGEPFPILYAPDGRVVPVDEKDLPVTLPEMDDFRPAASDDPDAPPRPPLSRAPESWRFVEIDGVRYEREYNTMPQWAGSCWYYLRFIDNKNDERFVDPELERYWMHPMGVDLYVGGAEHAVLHLLYARFWHKVLYDLGHVSTPEPFGKLFNQGYIQAYAYRDARGVAVPADEVVDQDGRPATEVQDQPGRRFFYQGEPVTQEYGKMGKSLKNAVSPDEINEQYGCDTLRLYEMYLGPLEASKPWNTRDIVGVHRFLKRVWRNFVDERTGALRVTDAAPSEDLLRALHRTIARVTDDMERMSFNTAIAALIELNNALVSLEAVPRAVAEPFVLLLAPMAPHLAEELWQRLGHTETLAYAPWPEADARYLREETVEVAVQVNGKVRATIAVPADADKAAVLATARAHQNVARHLDGKTIRREIYVPGRIVNFVVG, from the coding sequence ATGGCTGGATACGATTTTCGCGCCATCGAGAAGAAGTGGCAGCGGTACTGGGAGGACAACAGGACCTTCCGCACGCCGCGCGAGGTGGACCCCGCGAAGCGCAAGTTCTACGTGCTCGACATGTTCCCCTACCCGAGCGGGGTGGGGCTGCACGTGGGGCACCCGCTCGGCTACATCGCCACGGACATCGTGGCCCGTTACAGGCGGATGCGCGGCTTCAACGTCCTCCACCCGATGGGTTTCGACGCCTTCGGGCTGCCTGCCGAGCAGTACGCCGTCGAACACGGCGTGCACCCGCGCATCACCACCGAGCGCAACATCGCCAACATGCTGCGGCAGCTCAAGTCCATCGGCCTGAGCTACGACTGGGACCGCGTGCTGGCCACCACCGACCCCGGCTACTACAAGTGGACCCAGTGGATCTTCCTCCAGATCTTCAACAGCTACTTCGACGAGGAGGCGCAGAAGGCCCGGCCCATCAGCCACCTGATCGAGAAGCTGCGCAAGGAGGATCCCGAATGGGACCGGCGCACGCCGAAGGAGCAGGAAGACATCCTGCAACAGTATCGCCTGGCCTACATCGCCGAGGTGCCGGTGAACTGGTGCCCGGCGCTCGGCACGGTGCTGGCCAACGAGGAGGTGACGAACGAGGGGCGGAGCGAGCGCGGCAACTACCCCGTCTACAAGCGCCCCCTGCGCCAGTGGATGATGCGCATCACCGCCTACGCCGACCGGCTGGAGAAGGACCTCGACCTGGTCGACTGGCCCGAGCCCATCAAGCTCATGCAGCGCAACTGGATCGGTCGTAGCGAGGGGGCCGAGATCGACTTCCCCGTCGACGGGCGGGAGGAGCGGATCCGCGTCTTCACCACGCGCCCGGACACCATCTTCGGCGCCACGTACATGGTGCTGGCGCCCGAGCACCCGCTCGTCGATGCGCTGGTGCCCGGGGCCTGGCCCGAGGGGACGAAGCCGGCGTGGACGGGCGGTGCCGCCACGCCGAAGGAAGCCGTGGAGGCGTACCGCCGCCAGGCCGAGGCCAAGTCCGACGTGGAGCGCCAGATCGAGTCGCGGGAGAAGACGGGCGTGTTCACCGGCGCCTGGGCCGTCAACCCGGCCACGGGCCGGCGCATCCCCGTCTTCATCGCCGACTACGTGCTGATGGGCTACGGCACCGGCGCCATCATGGCCGTGCCCGGCCAGGACGAGCGCGACTGGGAGTTCGCCGAGGTCTTCGACCTGCCCATCATCCGCACCGTACAGCCGCCCGAGGGCTTCGAAGGCAAAGCCTATACGGGCGACGGCCCGGCCGTCAACAGCGGCTTCCTCGACGGCCTGTCCGTGGCCGAGGCCAAGCGGAAGATCATCGCGTGGCTCGAAGAGACGGGCTACGGCCGGGCCACCGTCACCTACAAGCTGCGCGACTGGCTCTTCTCCCGGCAGCGCTACTGGGGCGAGCCGTTCCCCATCCTCTATGCCCCGGACGGCCGCGTGGTGCCCGTCGACGAGAAGGACCTGCCGGTGACGCTCCCCGAGATGGACGACTTCCGCCCGGCCGCCAGCGACGACCCCGACGCGCCGCCGCGCCCCCCGCTCAGCCGCGCGCCCGAATCCTGGCGCTTCGTCGAGATCGACGGCGTCCGCTACGAGCGCGAGTACAACACCATGCCGCAGTGGGCGGGCTCGTGCTGGTACTACCTCCGCTTCATCGACAACAAGAACGACGAGCGTTTCGTCGATCCCGAGCTGGAGCGGTACTGGATGCACCCGATGGGGGTGGACCTCTACGTGGGCGGGGCCGAGCACGCCGTGCTGCACCTGCTCTACGCCCGTTTCTGGCACAAGGTGCTCTACGATCTGGGGCATGTCTCCACCCCCGAGCCCTTCGGCAAGCTCTTCAACCAGGGCTACATCCAGGCCTACGCCTACCGCGATGCGCGGGGCGTGGCCGTGCCCGCCGACGAGGTCGTCGACCAGGACGGCCGCCCGGCCACCGAAGTGCAGGACCAGCCCGGCCGCCGGTTCTTCTACCAGGGCGAGCCCGTCACGCAGGAGTACGGCAAGATGGGCAAGAGCCTCAAGAACGCCGTCAGCCCGGACGAGATCAACGAGCAGTACGGGTGCGATACGCTCCGGCTCTATGAGATGTACCTGGGGCCGCTGGAGGCGTCGAAGCCGTGGAACACGCGCGACATCGTGGGGGTGCACCGCTTCCTCAAGCGCGTCTGGCGCAACTTCGTCGACGAGCGCACCGGGGCGCTGCGCGTCACCGACGCGGCGCCGTCGGAGGACCTCCTGCGGGCCCTGCACCGTACCATCGCCCGCGTCACCGACGACATGGAGCGGATGAGCTTCAACACGGCCATCGCCGCGCTGATCGAGCTCAACAACGCGCTCGTGTCCCTGGAGGCCGTGCCGCGGGCCGTGGCCGAGCCGTTCGTGCTGTTGCTGGCGCCCATGGCACCCCACCTGGCCGAGGAGCTCTGGCAGCGGCTGGGTCACACCGAAACGCTGGCCTACGCGCCCTGGCCCGAGGCCGATGCACGCTACCTCCGCGAGGAGACCGTCGAGGTCGCGGTGCAGGTCAACGGCAAGGTGCGGGCGACCATCGCCGTGCCGGCCGACGCGGACAAAGCCGCCGTGCTCGCAACCGCCCGGGCCCATCAGAACGTCGCCCGCCACCTCGACGGCAAAACCATCCGCCGCGAGATCTACGTGCCCGGCCGGATCGTCAACTTCGTCGTCGGCTAG
- a CDS encoding CoA-binding protein — protein MIDLQQTLATARTIAVVGCSADPRRTSHRIARYLQRAGYRILPVNPNYEEVLGEPCYPDLQHIPKETQLDIVNIFRRSAHTADMVRQVVQWQAETGQTPVVWTQLGVSSPEAERLAAGAGLPYVRNRCIAVEHRRLVDG, from the coding sequence ATGATCGATCTGCAACAGACGCTCGCCACGGCCCGCACCATCGCGGTCGTGGGCTGCTCCGCCGACCCGCGCCGCACCAGCCACCGCATCGCCCGCTACCTCCAGCGCGCCGGGTACCGCATCCTTCCCGTCAACCCGAATTACGAGGAAGTCCTCGGCGAGCCCTGCTACCCCGACCTCCAGCACATCCCGAAGGAGACGCAGCTCGACATCGTCAACATCTTCCGCCGTTCCGCCCACACGGCGGACATGGTGCGGCAGGTCGTACAATGGCAGGCCGAGACGGGCCAGACACCGGTGGTGTGGACCCAGCTCGGCGTCTCCAGCCCCGAGGCCGAGCGCCTGGCCGCCGGGGCCGGCCTGCCCTACGTCCGCAACCGCTGCATCGCCGTAGAGCACCGGCGCCTGGTGGACGGCTGA
- a CDS encoding transposase, protein MDWQYTLIHLFLHVCEQYQRRLCVVAQRLSNNHAPAFSDEEVLTVYLFGLMQQRRTLTDIYAYTRDHLMAFFPKLPSYVAFVQRLNRLADAFPLLVEAALEACPRQSSGERPAERSGEPTDYIIDSFPVVMAQQKRSAWARVAPHIAGKGFCASKNLYFYGVKVHVVARRRPGTMPLPLYIGLAPGPANDLTVARQILPRLHEGRLFADKIYADRELGERLAAEQNLHLCTPVKKRKGQTDVLLTEKVYSRRVSQRRQPIESLFNWIEQKTGIEVASKVRSFEGLLVHVFGRLAAAMWILAFYP, encoded by the coding sequence ATGGACTGGCAATATACGCTCATTCATCTGTTCCTCCACGTCTGTGAGCAGTATCAGCGCCGCCTCTGCGTCGTTGCCCAGCGCCTGAGCAACAACCACGCGCCGGCCTTCTCCGATGAAGAAGTCCTCACCGTCTACCTCTTCGGGCTCATGCAGCAGCGCCGCACGCTGACCGACATCTACGCCTACACCCGCGACCACCTGATGGCCTTCTTCCCCAAACTGCCCTCCTACGTCGCCTTCGTGCAGCGCCTCAACCGGCTGGCCGATGCCTTCCCCCTGCTGGTCGAAGCAGCCCTGGAGGCATGTCCGCGCCAGTCCTCTGGTGAGCGACCTGCAGAGCGCTCTGGTGAACCAACCGATTACATCATCGACTCTTTTCCGGTCGTGATGGCCCAGCAGAAGCGCTCGGCCTGGGCCAGGGTCGCTCCGCACATCGCCGGCAAAGGCTTCTGCGCCTCGAAGAACCTGTATTTCTACGGCGTCAAGGTACATGTCGTCGCACGGCGGCGTCCCGGCACGATGCCGCTGCCGCTCTACATCGGACTGGCTCCCGGCCCGGCCAATGACCTGACCGTGGCCCGACAGATCCTACCGCGCCTGCACGAGGGGCGTCTCTTTGCCGATAAGATCTACGCCGACCGTGAGCTAGGCGAGCGCCTGGCAGCCGAGCAGAACCTGCACCTGTGCACGCCGGTGAAGAAGCGCAAGGGGCAGACCGATGTGCTGCTGACCGAGAAGGTGTACTCGCGGCGGGTCAGTCAGCGCCGGCAGCCGATCGAGTCGCTGTTCAATTGGATCGAGCAGAAGACGGGCATCGAGGTGGCCTCGAAGGTGCGTTCGTTCGAGGGCCTCTTGGTGCACGTCTTCGGGCGGCTAGCCGCGGCGATGTGGATCCTCGCGTTCTACCCTTAA
- a CDS encoding addiction module antitoxin gives MQKKLTITIDEQVYEGLYRVVGSGRISQFIEKLVRPHVLPHELENAYAQMAQDGEREAEALDWSEALISDTDDETR, from the coding sequence ATGCAGAAGAAGCTGACCATTACTATTGACGAGCAGGTTTACGAGGGACTCTACCGCGTCGTCGGCTCCGGGCGCATCAGCCAATTCATTGAGAAACTGGTTCGCCCCCATGTGCTTCCTCATGAACTTGAAAACGCCTATGCTCAAATGGCGCAGGATGGTGAGCGCGAAGCAGAGGCGCTTGACTGGTCGGAAGCCCTGATTTCGGATACGGACGATGAGACGCGGTGA
- a CDS encoding type II toxin-antitoxin system PemK/MazF family toxin, protein MRRGEIWWVNFDPSVGGGIRKKRPAIIVSNDAANKFLNRVQVVPLTSNTGRLYPSEAYVTVGSRTSKAMADQLTTASKQRLLSKVGEVAPSELEAVERAIRIQLDLH, encoded by the coding sequence ATGAGACGCGGTGAGATCTGGTGGGTTAACTTCGATCCGTCGGTTGGCGGCGGGATTCGAAAGAAGCGGCCGGCCATCATTGTGAGCAATGATGCCGCAAACAAGTTCTTGAATCGCGTTCAGGTTGTGCCGCTGACGTCGAATACGGGGCGACTCTATCCAAGTGAGGCGTATGTGACGGTTGGAAGTCGAACCAGCAAAGCGATGGCGGACCAACTGACGACAGCAAGCAAGCAACGTCTGCTGAGCAAGGTGGGGGAGGTCGCGCCTTCAGAGCTTGAAGCGGTGGAGCGTGCTATACGGATCCAACTCGATCTACACTAG
- a CDS encoding phage integrase N-terminal SAM-like domain-containing protein codes for MNPSSPRLLDQVRSVCRTRHYSISTERACIQWIKRFIYFHGKRHPAQLGASHVREYLSFLTELRLLASAGDAAERNRAE; via the coding sequence ATGAACCCGTCTTCGCCCCGGTTGCTCGATCAGGTTCGGTCCGTCTGCCGGACCCGGCACTACAGTATAAGCACGGAACGAGCCTGTATCCAGTGGATCAAACGGTTTATCTACTTTCACGGCAAGCGTCATCCGGCACAGCTCGGGGCTTCACATGTGCGCGAATACCTGAGTTTTCTGACTGAACTGCGGCTGCTGGCCTCCGCGGGGGACGCTGCTGAGCGGAACCGGGCCGAATAA
- a CDS encoding T9SS type A sorting domain-containing protein codes for MQWTALGAGLDDAVLALTLDATGSLYAGGRFTRSGATEVHHVAVWDGAQWQPLGGGVDGPVNALLVAGDDLYVGGYFDTATDANGTVPVQNLARWDGTQWHEVGGGVEGKVNSLTLGDDGILYAGGSFEEQGGLLTRHGVRAWDGVQWTPLGNDFGGPVWTVAWHGGTLYAGGNFIESLGDPGNGIVRWDGQRWQGMGAGTQGPNVDVEAIAFSDRGDLYATGWFAGAGESSAPLVARWDGTQWHPLDGGLYGTYGLALAIEGREVYVGGAFLSAAAPLFSGGIPAGNFARWTMPIDLPIEEEGQPPTSLELHQNYPNPFSGRTTISYVLSRPSRVELVVYDVLGRGVATLVDAWQAAGKHTVVFDVRQLPGGVYFCRLSTDHGVETRSMTVLR; via the coding sequence ATGCAGTGGACCGCGCTGGGCGCCGGGCTCGACGATGCGGTGCTTGCCCTGACTCTCGATGCCACAGGCTCCCTTTACGCAGGCGGGCGCTTTACACGGTCCGGCGCCACGGAGGTCCACCATGTAGCCGTCTGGGATGGGGCACAGTGGCAACCCCTGGGCGGCGGCGTAGACGGACCCGTCAATGCGTTGCTCGTCGCCGGCGATGACCTCTACGTCGGCGGGTATTTCGACACCGCCACCGATGCCAATGGAACCGTACCCGTCCAAAACCTGGCCCGCTGGGATGGCACGCAGTGGCACGAAGTCGGGGGCGGGGTGGAAGGCAAAGTCAACAGCCTTACGCTCGGCGATGACGGCATCCTCTACGCCGGCGGCAGCTTCGAAGAACAGGGAGGGCTCCTCACGCGACATGGCGTCCGGGCCTGGGATGGGGTGCAGTGGACCCCGCTGGGGAACGATTTTGGGGGACCGGTCTGGACCGTCGCCTGGCATGGAGGCACGCTTTACGCCGGCGGCAACTTCATCGAATCGCTGGGGGATCCGGGCAACGGCATCGTGCGCTGGGATGGCCAGCGCTGGCAGGGGATGGGAGCAGGCACACAAGGTCCCAACGTCGATGTCGAAGCCATCGCCTTCAGCGATCGCGGTGATCTCTACGCCACCGGCTGGTTCGCCGGGGCCGGCGAAAGCTCCGCCCCCCTTGTGGCCCGCTGGGATGGCACGCAGTGGCACCCGCTCGACGGTGGACTTTATGGCACCTACGGGCTGGCTCTGGCCATCGAAGGGCGGGAGGTGTACGTAGGGGGCGCCTTTCTCTCAGCCGCAGCCCCGCTCTTCTCCGGCGGCATTCCGGCGGGAAACTTCGCCCGGTGGACGATGCCCATCGACCTTCCCATCGAAGAAGAGGGGCAGCCTCCCACTTCACTCGAACTACACCAGAACTACCCCAACCCCTTTAGCGGACGAACAACGATTTCCTACGTCTTGTCCCGTCCGTCCCGCGTCGAGCTGGTGGTCTACGACGTGTTAGGACGGGGGGTGGCGACGCTGGTGGATGCATGGCAGGCGGCGGGTAAGCACACCGTGGTCTTCGACGTGCGGCAGTTGCCCGGTGGGGTGTACTTCTGCCGGCTCTCGACGGACCATGGGGTCGAGACGCGTAGCATGACGGTGCTTCGCTAG
- a CDS encoding S8 family peptidase has translation MTLQRSQMFTCALALCAGFTLASPDFLLAQLRKLEEPNRVTQAAIYVDEAGIEHATVINVRFTDQVFFSDQKASLTRAELNPLHTSVINALFDRLEQRYGSFGIEKLYPWARWGDNQRINKRTGKVVTIPDFSQVYVLRFASPVPIDEVAETLSRHDLVSYAEGPEVGYMLDQSSLEIPDLFQEAAFEAAMIPFVVSPNDYQYNRFLQTGLASEGQWGLSQVNAEAAWDISKGDGITIAVTEDWKTSNCFTTPHPDLSGRLDNSAVNNCFQNSSSTWHGTASAGIAGAITNNTNWNASLGWNVSLKGYTWGSTGITAAANDPSVDIINASWRSGNTCNLKIAVHTALSSGKLIVAGNGNGPSTGFNPPVVTYPSGFDFRSDQYCGSTFLPSLGDTQVMAVAASDTLDLHLDYCVNNYPDSCPYNYSPGTDPVNNPTQAFMDVAAPGILTWVLYVNADGSPNGVRRTGTSFAAPMVSALAALILATDNTLTPQQLYEVIIRATDKVGQHTYSYIGLLEQSWNQYFGYGRIDAYHALLVATQNPLPLIAGPSTLGVWEYGTWTADPQYGITPFQYDWYYRYCGETPYGPTQGPEPDCEPWVYAGSGASLTRRDLVDFELKVVVTDDKGKTGESTKYVYVGGSAPSKQATAEAAPRTAAAMPVAYALLPNYPNPFNPQTEIRFALPEESAVELVVYDVMGREVARLVDGVMPSGYHRVGFDAGDLPSGLYVYRLRAGGFAEARHMVLVR, from the coding sequence ATGACGCTGCAACGATCTCAAATGTTCACCTGCGCGCTGGCGCTTTGCGCCGGCTTCACCCTGGCGAGCCCCGATTTCTTGCTGGCTCAACTTCGAAAACTGGAAGAACCCAACCGGGTAACCCAGGCGGCCATCTACGTGGATGAAGCTGGTATCGAACACGCCACCGTCATCAATGTCCGCTTCACCGATCAAGTCTTCTTTTCAGACCAGAAAGCCAGTTTAACCAGAGCAGAACTGAACCCGCTTCACACCTCAGTCATCAATGCATTGTTCGACAGATTGGAACAGCGCTATGGTTCATTCGGCATCGAAAAGTTGTACCCCTGGGCGCGTTGGGGGGACAACCAGCGCATCAATAAACGTACCGGCAAGGTCGTTACGATTCCGGACTTCTCGCAAGTATATGTTCTCCGCTTTGCATCGCCGGTCCCCATCGACGAGGTGGCCGAGACACTCTCCAGGCACGATCTTGTATCCTATGCGGAAGGTCCCGAAGTGGGATATATGCTCGACCAATCATCCCTTGAGATACCGGATCTTTTTCAAGAAGCAGCCTTCGAAGCCGCGATGATTCCCTTCGTGGTTTCGCCAAACGATTATCAATACAATCGATTCTTGCAAACGGGCCTTGCCTCTGAGGGCCAATGGGGTCTCAGTCAGGTGAACGCGGAGGCAGCATGGGATATCTCGAAAGGGGACGGGATTACTATCGCGGTCACAGAAGACTGGAAGACCTCAAACTGTTTCACGACACCCCATCCTGACCTGAGCGGACGGCTCGACAACAGCGCCGTCAATAATTGCTTTCAAAATAGCTCCTCGACCTGGCACGGGACAGCCAGTGCCGGTATCGCCGGAGCGATTACGAACAATACCAATTGGAACGCCAGTCTGGGATGGAATGTCAGCTTGAAGGGATATACGTGGGGGTCAACAGGCATAACTGCTGCTGCCAATGACCCATCAGTAGACATCATTAATGCCAGTTGGAGAAGTGGCAATACCTGTAATTTAAAGATAGCAGTCCACACAGCCCTCTCTTCAGGCAAGCTCATCGTAGCCGGGAATGGAAACGGCCCTTCCACCGGCTTTAATCCGCCAGTTGTTACCTATCCTTCCGGATTTGACTTCCGCTCAGACCAATATTGTGGATCCACATTCCTACCGAGCCTGGGTGATACACAGGTGATGGCTGTTGCTGCTTCTGATACGCTCGATCTCCACCTGGACTACTGCGTTAATAATTACCCTGACTCCTGCCCGTATAACTACAGCCCTGGCACGGATCCGGTAAATAATCCGACACAAGCCTTCATGGATGTGGCGGCACCGGGTATTCTAACCTGGGTGCTTTATGTTAATGCCGATGGTAGCCCCAACGGGGTTAGACGTACAGGCACCTCCTTCGCCGCACCGATGGTCAGTGCCCTCGCCGCACTCATCCTGGCTACCGACAACACGCTGACGCCCCAACAACTCTACGAGGTGATCATCCGGGCCACTGATAAAGTCGGCCAACATACCTACTCCTATATCGGATTACTCGAACAATCGTGGAACCAGTACTTCGGCTACGGGCGCATCGATGCCTATCACGCGCTCCTGGTGGCCACGCAGAACCCGCTCCCGCTGATCGCCGGACCGTCCACGCTCGGGGTCTGGGAATACGGCACGTGGACCGCCGACCCGCAGTACGGCATCACCCCCTTCCAGTACGACTGGTACTACCGCTACTGTGGCGAGACGCCGTATGGGCCCACGCAGGGACCCGAGCCGGACTGCGAACCCTGGGTCTATGCCGGCAGCGGGGCGTCCCTGACGCGCAGAGACCTCGTAGACTTCGAGTTGAAGGTCGTCGTAACCGATGACAAGGGCAAGACGGGCGAGTCCACCAAATATGTATATGTGGGGGGAAGCGCTCCGTCAAAGCAAGCCACAGCCGAGGCGGCACCCCGGACCGCAGCGGCGATGCCGGTGGCGTACGCGCTGTTGCCGAATTACCCGAACCCGTTCAATCCCCAGACCGAGATTCGCTTTGCCCTACCGGAGGAAAGCGCCGTGGAGCTGGTGGTCTACGATGTGATGGGGCGGGAGGTGGCCCGCCTGGTGGATGGGGTGATGCCATCGGGTTATCACCGTGTCGGCTTCGACGCCGGGGATCTGCCTTCGGGGTTGTACGTGTATCGTCTGCGAGCAGGGGGCTTTGCAGAGGCGCGGCATATGGTGCTGGTGCGGTGA